ACCCGCAAGGGTCTGTGACAACATGTTAGCCCTTTGTGTCAAATCATCATAATTGTCAAAAACACACTTTAACGCATAAGCAACAGCATCTTGCACACATTTGATGGTGAAATCTTTTGGAGAAGAGATCCAAAAAACATATTCAAATTTGTCTAGCGAATAGTTGTGCATATGCTTCATCAAAAAGGTCTTACCAATTCCTTCCATTCCGTGAATAGCAATTCTTCCAAACTCATCATCTTCCAACAGAAGCTTAAGTTTGGCCAAAGTCTCAGAGGATTCTTGGCCAACTACTTGTTTGACCGGTATATGATATCCATGAGACAGGCCACGGGCAATAGACATGATATCCTTAATGACTTTATCCCCAGCTTGAAAATGACATCTCAAATCAGAAATCAATTTTATAGCATCCCATTTCATCTTGGTACCCAAAAGGTAGGACCTCAAACTTCCAAAATCCATAAAGCAGCTTTTCGCTTTTGTTATGAGATCTTGACCCTTAGAATTCCAACACTGGAGGTCATCATCTCCCTGTTGCATCTTATATTGTAGGCACAGATTGGAAGAGATTTCTCCCTTAATGTCCTCCATCTTGGAACTTAGGCATTCTATTTCATCCTCAAGAATCCTTTTGCACCGGGAAAGGGTGAATACCTCACTAAAATAGGCTATAATGCCCCAAACTCCAGCAATTATAGCTACTGGCTCCATGGCTAATAGTTTTCTGCACCATATCCAGCTCATTAGATTCTATGTTACCAAAAAAGCACAATATTACAACCTAATTCCAATATAAAAGGTGACCTTGGTAAACTCTTGGTTTCCCAAAAGGTAAACCTTCATGGAAGCGCCTTCATGGAAGCGATATGCAAGATCTTACAAGACCAAGATCGGTAGTATAGCGCTTTTGTTGAATGAAGAATACTAGAAGGCAACatcgaaaaaaaaatattataatgcaAATATGAGATCATAAACATGTGCAAGACCAATTAAAGGTATATCCTCACTAGTCGCCTACTTTCTTGTATTGATTAATCAAACCTTGTAGTTTTTGCTATAAAAGAATTACAATACAAGATGAAATAGATATAATAACTAGGGATGTGATTGAGGATAGGGTTTCTTGTAACCCTAGTAGGCTTTCAACCTGGTTCTCTCGAATTCTCGTGGGTTCTTTTTTGAAACAGACAATTTTATAGCTAACGGAAGCTATTTATAGTAGAGCTAAAACAATTTGATAGCTAATAGAAGCTATTTATAGTAGAGCAAACTCAAAAGATTAGTAAATCAAATTGAATAGGATCGTGAAAGATTAAAAACTTTCTTATCGTGTTTGGGAACCATGATTCATTTGGAAATCTAAAAATTGGTTCAAATTAAGAATTTGACGAATCAAAAAACTGAAATTTGAATATGAAAGAATTCGTTGAGAATTTTAAAATGACCACCTAAACCTTTTCAATCTCCGTCTTTGAAACCAACAAAGTAATTATTCATCTTCTCTTTTTCCAAAgataaactt
The Amaranthus tricolor cultivar Red isolate AtriRed21 chromosome 11, ASM2621246v1, whole genome shotgun sequence DNA segment above includes these coding regions:
- the LOC130827314 gene encoding probable disease resistance protein At5g47250, which gives rise to MEPVAIIAGVWGIIAYFSEVFTLSRCKRILEDEIECLSSKMEDIKGEISSNLCLQYKMQQGDDDLQCWNSKGQDLITKAKSCFMDFGSLRSYLLGTKMKWDAIKLISDLRCHFQAGDKVIKDIMSIARGLSHGYHIPVKQVVGQESSETLAKLKLLLEDDEFGRIAIHGMEGIGKTFLMKHMHNYSLDKFEYVFWISSPKDFTIKCVQDAVAYALKCVFDNYDDLTQRANMLSQTLAGLGKFALFIDSVPEADFSLKDIGIPIPAKGKCKLVLTTRFPAVCRMLHSFKTVTVKLLSGEDAYQLFKNEARMGERFVSTLGGMPQELAETGFGVPRKIVDLATFMSGKDDPHEWRDALHQSRSLGMKNKRLLISGPEPETKRQSKRQKKDTVLSHSSIVDCGTTS